The following are from one region of the Ignavibacteriota bacterium genome:
- a CDS encoding SCO family protein: MKFHIGIFLIAVLTQAIFSNNQIEIGVDEQLGKNIPLEVMFNDENGNQVILSELITGPTILTFVYYNCPGICNPLMFELANVMNKSDLEPGYDYNVISISIDEFENPEKASVKKKEMLSGFDKEISPDSWRFLTGSIENIKTMTDAAGFYFKREDKELRHAGTLIFIDKDGKICRYLFPGYTESRGYGILPFDFKMAVIETGESKVSPTIARFLRFCFSYETEGQKYTLSFTRIFGAAILLFAGIFFVTIRLKSKKEIIKTR, translated from the coding sequence ATGAAATTTCATATAGGTATATTTTTAATTGCTGTACTGACCCAAGCCATCTTTTCAAACAATCAGATTGAAATTGGTGTTGATGAACAGCTTGGGAAAAATATTCCTCTGGAAGTAATGTTCAATGATGAGAATGGAAACCAGGTAATTTTATCAGAACTAATTACCGGACCAACAATTTTAACTTTCGTTTATTACAACTGTCCGGGGATTTGCAATCCGCTTATGTTTGAATTAGCAAATGTGATGAACAAATCTGATCTTGAACCGGGTTATGATTACAATGTTATTTCAATCAGTATTGATGAATTTGAAAACCCCGAAAAAGCCTCAGTCAAAAAGAAAGAAATGTTATCCGGATTCGATAAAGAAATCTCACCTGATAGCTGGAGATTTTTAACAGGCTCAATTGAAAATATTAAAACTATGACCGATGCTGCCGGGTTTTATTTTAAGCGCGAGGATAAAGAGTTAAGACATGCTGGAACTTTAATCTTCATAGATAAAGATGGAAAAATATGCAGATACTTATTCCCAGGTTATACAGAAAGTCGTGGTTATGGTATTTTACCGTTCGATTTTAAAATGGCAGTTATTGAAACTGGTGAAAGTAAAGTATCTCCAACGATCGCAAGATTTCTGAGATTTTGTTTCAGCTATGAAACAGAAGGACAGAAATATACATTAAGTTTTACAAGGATTTTTGGTGCTGCGATTTTATTATTTGCCGGAATTTTTTTCGTTACTATCAGATTGAAATCAAAGAAAGAAATTATTAAAACAAGGTGA
- a CDS encoding TAT-variant-translocated molybdopterin oxidoreductase: MADELIGINKTDSNASGEQISYWQSFEELYKHPDFIKAHQDEFKEGVSEGIDTNGMSSISRRKFLALLGASAALAGTACSDYRDKGEIIPYNKKPEEITLGKANYYASTCNVCANACGTLIKTREGRPIKIDGNPDHPVSKGKICAQGQASIMNLYDPDRLKSPKKKLDGNFSEYKWKEATDEIVFDLMNAGSREIAIITRKIFSPTAKRVLDDFVSKYPSAKIYSYEQFDNSVRNSAWQKSYPENGTGGSGVFPSIKWNEAEIILSLDGDLLGEIYNRIENNRLFAEKRDVLNKKFNRLYVFEGNMSLTGMTADYRLRLRPDLQLNFVLSLIDALNKKGAGIPLNVSGTSLENFAKENNLSIDTLNLLVTDLLKNKGKSIIYAGDHLPQNVHLAVNLLNNVLGNESLYNFESAPVSVLPLSSAEEIKNLTAKMKAGEVAVAIHIDVNPVYNLPVDLKYSDALAKVGTVISLVELENETTELSNFILPINNQLESWGDAKTRTGFYSLQQPVIAPLYDTRQTEAILLNWISNTSDFNESSYHQYLMSNWEKNIYSQLGLSLEFKRFWYNALHDGIVYSKDQAETGIKFNSASVTGIKPYQASNNFSLFVKESYAVRDGRFANNGWLQELPHPVSKIVWDNYAAISPNTAIDLGLKSNDMVQVTAGNNSLTLPVFIQPGASDNSITIETGYGRKISGTVGTGIGFNANLLLASVGGLSPWLYSDVKVEKLSDTYNLATSQTVYAFNEGHTKDLPAKRGIIKEATVQEYLNNPDIFQNAEKHELESVNPFYDYKGVKWGMSIDMNRCLGCGECIMACNVENNIPVVGKEQVDKGREMHWIRIDRYYSGTHEDPNVNNQVMLCQHCDHAPCENVCPVVATTHSPDGLNQMVYNRCVGTRYCSNNCPYKVRRFNYFNFRDRFRDGFQESPVFALLMNPEVTVRSRGVMEKCTFCIQRISEARADAIRENRKLKGSDVTTACQDACTTNAIHFGDINDVEDKFNNYRNHELGFYVLEDLNIRPNVTYIAKLKNKDREIA; this comes from the coding sequence ATGGCTGACGAATTAATTGGAATAAATAAAACTGATTCAAACGCATCTGGTGAACAGATAAGTTACTGGCAATCATTCGAAGAACTTTATAAGCACCCTGATTTCATTAAAGCACATCAGGATGAATTTAAGGAAGGCGTTTCAGAAGGTATTGATACAAACGGAATGTCTTCAATTTCAAGAAGAAAATTTCTTGCATTATTGGGCGCATCCGCTGCACTTGCCGGAACAGCTTGTTCTGATTACAGAGATAAGGGCGAAATCATTCCTTATAATAAAAAGCCTGAAGAAATAACGCTTGGAAAAGCTAACTACTATGCATCAACGTGCAATGTATGTGCAAATGCGTGCGGAACATTAATCAAAACCCGCGAAGGCAGACCAATTAAAATTGACGGTAATCCTGATCATCCGGTTTCAAAAGGAAAGATATGTGCACAGGGTCAGGCAAGCATAATGAATCTTTACGATCCTGATAGGTTAAAAAGCCCAAAAAAGAAACTTGATGGTAATTTTAGCGAGTATAAATGGAAAGAAGCAACAGATGAAATTGTTTTTGATTTAATGAATGCTGGCAGCAGGGAAATAGCTATCATTACCCGCAAAATCTTTTCACCTACTGCCAAACGTGTACTTGATGATTTTGTATCCAAATATCCATCTGCAAAAATTTATTCATACGAACAGTTTGATAATTCTGTAAGAAATTCTGCCTGGCAAAAAAGTTATCCCGAAAACGGGACAGGTGGTTCGGGTGTATTTCCGTCAATCAAATGGAATGAAGCTGAAATCATACTTTCTTTAGATGGTGATCTTCTTGGTGAAATATACAACAGGATTGAAAACAACAGACTGTTTGCTGAAAAAAGAGATGTATTGAACAAAAAATTTAATCGTCTGTATGTTTTTGAAGGTAATATGTCTTTGACTGGAATGACGGCAGATTACAGATTAAGACTTCGTCCCGATTTACAACTAAATTTCGTATTGAGTTTAATTGATGCTTTGAATAAGAAAGGTGCCGGTATTCCTCTTAACGTCAGTGGAACAAGCTTGGAAAATTTTGCGAAAGAAAATAATCTGAGTATTGATACTTTAAATTTACTGGTAACTGATTTATTAAAGAACAAAGGCAAATCAATTATCTATGCAGGTGACCATCTTCCACAAAATGTTCATCTTGCTGTGAATTTATTAAATAATGTTCTCGGCAATGAATCGCTTTATAATTTTGAATCTGCACCTGTTTCAGTTCTGCCATTATCATCTGCTGAAGAAATAAAAAATCTGACTGCGAAAATGAAAGCAGGGGAAGTAGCAGTTGCGATACATATTGATGTAAATCCGGTTTATAACTTACCAGTGGATTTGAAATACTCAGATGCATTAGCCAAAGTTGGTACTGTTATAAGTCTTGTTGAACTGGAGAACGAGACAACTGAACTATCCAATTTTATACTTCCGATTAATAATCAGCTTGAAAGCTGGGGAGATGCAAAAACACGGACAGGATTTTATTCATTACAGCAGCCGGTAATCGCTCCTCTCTATGATACAAGACAGACTGAGGCAATACTTTTAAATTGGATTTCAAATACTTCAGATTTTAATGAATCAAGTTATCACCAGTATTTAATGAGCAATTGGGAAAAAAATATTTATTCTCAACTCGGTTTAAGTTTGGAGTTCAAAAGATTCTGGTATAACGCACTTCATGATGGTATAGTTTATTCGAAAGATCAGGCTGAGACAGGTATCAAATTTAATTCAGCATCTGTAACCGGAATAAAACCATATCAAGCTTCAAATAATTTTTCCTTATTTGTGAAAGAGAGTTATGCAGTTCGGGATGGCAGGTTTGCAAATAATGGCTGGCTTCAGGAGTTACCGCATCCGGTTTCTAAAATCGTCTGGGATAATTATGCTGCTATTTCACCAAATACAGCAATAGACCTGGGTTTAAAGAGTAATGATATGGTTCAAGTTACTGCTGGAAATAATTCTTTGACTTTACCGGTATTTATTCAACCCGGTGCATCTGATAATTCTATAACAATTGAAACAGGCTACGGTCGGAAAATTAGCGGCACTGTAGGAACAGGAATAGGATTTAATGCAAACTTACTCCTTGCTTCTGTTGGCGGATTATCTCCCTGGCTATATTCAGATGTCAAAGTTGAAAAATTATCAGACACATATAATCTGGCTACATCACAAACTGTTTATGCTTTCAATGAAGGTCATACAAAAGATTTACCTGCAAAGAGAGGAATAATAAAAGAGGCAACAGTTCAGGAGTATCTTAACAATCCTGATATCTTTCAGAATGCAGAAAAACATGAGCTTGAAAGTGTTAACCCGTTTTATGATTATAAAGGTGTGAAATGGGGAATGTCAATTGACATGAACAGATGCCTTGGCTGCGGCGAATGTATTATGGCTTGCAATGTTGAAAATAATATTCCTGTTGTAGGAAAAGAACAGGTTGATAAAGGAAGAGAAATGCACTGGATAAGAATTGACAGATATTATTCAGGAACACATGAAGACCCGAATGTTAACAATCAGGTAATGCTTTGCCAGCATTGTGATCATGCGCCTTGTGAAAATGTCTGCCCCGTAGTTGCAACAACACACAGTCCTGATGGTTTGAATCAAATGGTTTATAACAGATGTGTCGGTACGAGATACTGCTCAAACAACTGCCCTTATAAAGTTCGAAGATTTAATTATTTCAATTTCCGTGATCGTTTTAGGGATGGATTTCAGGAATCACCAGTATTTGCATTGTTGATGAATCCGGAAGTAACTGTTCGTTCAAGAGGAGTAATGGAGAAGTGTACTTTCTGTATTCAAAGAATCAGCGAAGCAAGAGCAGATGCGATAAGAGAAAATCGAAAATTAAAAGGATCAGATGTTACTACAGCTTGCCAGGATGCTTGCACTACTAATGCAATTCATTTTGGCGATATTAATGATGTTGAAGATAAATTTAATAATTACAGAAATCACGAACTTGGTTTTTATGTACTTGAAGATTTAAACATCAGACCAAATGTTACCTACATTGCAAAACTTAAGAATAAGGATCGGGAGATAGCTTAG
- a CDS encoding sulfite exporter TauE/SafE family protein, producing the protein MNELTSSLLFLVSGFFSGILIGMLGIGGGLVFVPLLYFTLPLFGIQESSLAYFTIGTSLFTGAIAVSNSAILHIRAKNYFRKPAVLISIGALITASITPFFVVKVESKTLEIIFATVLFVVLVSMLFESNKRKWLVLKNPLNERYYIPLGLCVGIFSAFIGLGGGIIYLPALMNLFLVEPRKAVGTSSVIAAVTMISSTISYLFQSANSATTVGTLGFIVLAAAIPLGIGAIIGSFFGVRLALVSSNLLIKKVFAGIILLAIIRIFFNIS; encoded by the coding sequence TTGAATGAATTAACATCATCCCTGCTTTTTCTGGTGTCCGGATTCTTTTCAGGAATTTTAATTGGAATGCTGGGTATCGGTGGAGGTTTGGTTTTTGTTCCGTTACTTTATTTCACTTTACCTCTGTTTGGTATTCAGGAATCTTCACTCGCTTATTTTACAATCGGGACATCACTTTTCACTGGAGCTATCGCCGTTTCCAATTCAGCAATTCTTCACATAAGAGCAAAAAATTATTTTAGAAAACCAGCTGTATTAATTTCGATCGGGGCACTGATTACTGCATCAATCACACCATTCTTCGTTGTCAAAGTTGAGTCCAAAACGCTTGAAATAATTTTCGCTACTGTATTGTTTGTTGTTTTAGTAAGTATGTTGTTTGAATCGAACAAACGGAAATGGCTCGTTCTTAAAAATCCTTTAAATGAAAGATATTATATCCCACTGGGATTATGCGTTGGAATATTTTCGGCGTTCATAGGTCTTGGAGGAGGAATTATTTATCTTCCTGCATTAATGAACTTATTTTTAGTGGAGCCAAGAAAAGCTGTTGGAACTTCTTCGGTCATTGCAGCGGTCACGATGATTTCTTCAACAATTTCTTACTTATTTCAGAGTGCAAATTCGGCTACTACTGTTGGAACTCTTGGTTTTATTGTTCTTGCTGCTGCAATTCCTCTGGGTATTGGAGCTATAATAGGTTCATTTTTTGGTGTGCGGCTCGCTTTGGTTTCATCAAACTTATTAATAAAAAAAGTATTTGCCGGGATTATTTTATTAGCGATTATTCGAATATTTTTTAATATTAGTTGA
- the nrfD gene encoding polysulfide reductase NrfD, which yields MSTDYSVEAPLVAGRLSIVEIEELIAKPLDTKPDKKFYIAISISGSVLLIGIICLLYTFYYGIGMWGNNQPVSWGFGIVNFVFWVGIGHAGTLISAILFLLRQRWRTGIARFAEAMTIFAVICAALFPVIHTGRPWLAGYLFPYPNQHSLWVNFTSPLIWDVFAVSVYFTVSLVFWYTGLIPDFATLRDRTTSKFKKTIYSVFSLGWRHSSRHWIHYEKAYVILAGFATPLVLSVHTIVSFDFAVSILPGWHTTIFPPYFVAGAIFSGFAMVVTVLVLVRKIFDLQNIITIDHLEKMNKVIVATGLMVGYSYGMEYFTAWYSGVQVEQFVFINRAFGPYTWAYWTMISCNVIFPQLFWVRKFRRSIPVMMVIVLLVNVGMWFERFVIVVTSLHRDFLPASWGMFTPTLVDLGILSGSFGLFFTLVILFTKTLPVVSIAEIKAVADNAQPTHHRGEDHG from the coding sequence GTGAGTACAGATTATTCAGTTGAAGCTCCTTTAGTTGCTGGTCGTCTTTCTATTGTTGAAATAGAAGAACTGATTGCAAAACCACTTGATACAAAACCAGATAAGAAGTTTTATATAGCGATCTCTATTTCAGGATCCGTGTTATTAATTGGCATTATATGTCTTTTATATACATTTTATTATGGTATTGGGATGTGGGGAAATAACCAGCCAGTCAGTTGGGGATTTGGTATTGTAAATTTCGTTTTCTGGGTTGGTATTGGTCACGCAGGAACTTTAATTTCTGCTATTCTATTTTTACTCAGACAAAGATGGAGAACAGGCATTGCTCGTTTCGCAGAAGCAATGACGATTTTTGCAGTTATATGCGCTGCACTTTTTCCAGTTATCCATACTGGTCGTCCGTGGCTTGCTGGATATTTATTTCCGTACCCGAACCAACATAGTTTGTGGGTTAATTTTACTTCTCCGCTTATATGGGACGTCTTTGCCGTATCCGTTTACTTTACAGTTTCACTTGTATTTTGGTACACCGGATTGATTCCTGACTTTGCAACACTGCGTGATAGAACCACATCAAAATTTAAAAAAACTATTTACTCAGTTTTTAGTTTAGGATGGAGACATTCTTCAAGACACTGGATCCATTATGAAAAAGCTTATGTTATTCTTGCAGGATTTGCCACTCCGCTGGTTCTCTCTGTTCACACAATCGTAAGTTTCGATTTTGCTGTTTCCATACTTCCGGGCTGGCACACAACAATATTTCCACCTTATTTCGTAGCAGGTGCAATATTTTCAGGCTTCGCAATGGTTGTAACAGTTCTGGTTTTAGTTAGAAAGATTTTTGACCTTCAGAATATTATTACCATTGATCATCTGGAGAAAATGAATAAAGTAATTGTTGCTACAGGGTTAATGGTTGGCTATTCTTATGGAATGGAATATTTTACAGCGTGGTACAGTGGTGTACAGGTGGAACAATTTGTCTTTATCAATCGAGCGTTCGGTCCATATACCTGGGCATATTGGACAATGATAAGTTGTAATGTGATTTTCCCGCAATTGTTTTGGGTAAGAAAATTCAGAAGATCAATTCCGGTAATGATGGTAATTGTACTCCTTGTCAATGTGGGTATGTGGTTCGAAAGATTTGTTATTGTTGTTACTTCATTACACAGAGATTTTCTGCCAGCAAGCTGGGGTATGTTTACTCCAACACTCGTTGATCTTGGTATATTATCTGGAAGCTTTGGATTATTCTTTACACTTGTAATTCTGTTCACAAAAACATTACCTGTGGTTTCAATTGCCGAAATAAAAGCAGTCGCAGACAATGCTCAGCCCACACATCATCGAGGAGAAGATCATGGCTGA
- a CDS encoding DUF3341 domain-containing protein: MAEKRIYGVTALFNDPNAITSAAKKVANAGFTKWDVNSSYPIHGIEKAMKLKPSMLGIVTLISGLSGIVVALLMMWWTMSVDYPMIIGGKPYFSLPAFIPITFEVTVILATVSTVVAMFAFFFGLPRNVHALHDTVYMKKVSRDHFGIVIEAIDPKFDEKNTLEFLKNLKPLSTEIIYFPEKENYPVFELRFIMFLIGVAVVVSLGTYITLNKLMYLQPFNWMESQAKLIPQRTTDFFSDGRSMRLPVEGTVAKGFIPYPFEGETNPVQVLSNPYFPTEENLSLGKRKFLTYCSPCHGNFGDGDSRLAGQFPNPPTLHSDRVRSFPDGMIYHIITNGQNIMPSYASQVNRQERWAIVNYIRALQRAKNATDEDLKLVKAE; this comes from the coding sequence ATGGCTGAGAAGAGGATATACGGGGTTACTGCGTTGTTTAATGATCCGAATGCAATTACATCTGCTGCAAAAAAAGTTGCTAACGCGGGGTTTACAAAGTGGGATGTCAACTCTTCTTATCCTATTCATGGTATTGAAAAAGCTATGAAATTGAAACCATCAATGTTGGGTATAGTAACATTAATTAGCGGTCTATCTGGAATTGTTGTTGCTTTATTAATGATGTGGTGGACAATGTCAGTTGATTATCCAATGATTATTGGAGGTAAACCATATTTTTCTCTTCCCGCATTTATACCGATTACATTTGAAGTAACGGTAATTTTAGCAACAGTTTCAACGGTTGTTGCAATGTTTGCTTTCTTCTTTGGATTACCACGGAATGTTCATGCTTTGCACGACACAGTGTATATGAAGAAAGTTTCGCGTGATCATTTCGGAATTGTTATTGAAGCTATTGATCCAAAGTTTGATGAAAAAAACACACTTGAGTTTCTTAAGAATCTTAAACCACTTTCCACAGAAATAATTTATTTCCCGGAGAAAGAAAATTATCCCGTTTTTGAATTAAGATTTATCATGTTTTTAATTGGAGTTGCTGTAGTAGTTTCATTAGGCACTTATATAACTTTGAATAAATTAATGTACCTGCAGCCTTTCAACTGGATGGAGAGTCAGGCAAAATTAATTCCACAACGTACTACTGATTTCTTTTCTGATGGCAGATCAATGAGACTCCCGGTAGAAGGAACTGTGGCTAAAGGATTTATACCTTATCCATTTGAGGGTGAGACGAATCCGGTTCAAGTACTGTCTAATCCTTATTTTCCAACCGAAGAAAATCTGAGCCTCGGTAAACGAAAATTTTTAACCTACTGTAGTCCTTGCCACGGAAATTTTGGTGATGGAGACAGCAGATTAGCAGGTCAGTTTCCTAATCCGCCAACATTACATTCCGATCGTGTAAGAAGTTTTCCTGACGGTATGATATATCATATTATTACTAATGGTCAAAATATTATGCCATCTTATGCTTCACAAGTGAATAGACAAGAAAGATGGGCAATAGTTAATTACATACGAGCTCTTCAGAGAGCAAAGAATGCTACTGACGAAGATCTTAAACTGGTTAAAGCGGAGTAA
- a CDS encoding quinol:cytochrome C oxidoreductase, with amino-acid sequence MLLTKILNWLKRSKSEMHTNDYIYQRKDLPASISKLGMGLLALGVVLGVVAFFVDHSRAVFNYLIAFTFLISIGVGALFLIALDYTSGADWSVPIRRVVEFFAAIIPILAVLVIPLLFNVGELFHWSHPEAVAEDKILQGKSSYLNVTFFIVRVFALIGIWSLFYFFIVKNSKKQDTTRDQKLTTKNLRLSAIFIPIFAVTITISAIDWLMSIEPHWFSTMIGVYFFSGVVIAALAAVTLTTVLLKENGYLHPALTNDHLYSLGALLFAFINFWGYIAFSQYMLIWYADLPEETFWFMQRWEGSWSIFSIGLILIHFVVPYIALVSQPSKMNPKTLKFISVWLLFAHLYDLFWFVMPEVNELSAGYSFSWIDLVFPIAVVGIIILVFNMKAKKENLIPIGDPKLQRGLDFHL; translated from the coding sequence ATGCTACTGACGAAGATCTTAAACTGGTTAAAGCGGAGTAAATCTGAAATGCATACTAACGATTACATATATCAGAGAAAAGATTTACCTGCAAGCATTTCAAAATTAGGAATGGGTTTGCTTGCCTTAGGAGTAGTTCTAGGTGTGGTTGCATTTTTTGTCGATCATTCCAGGGCTGTTTTTAATTACCTTATTGCATTCACTTTTTTGATCAGCATTGGTGTTGGTGCTTTGTTTCTGATTGCTCTGGATTATACTTCCGGAGCTGATTGGAGTGTACCAATCAGAAGAGTAGTGGAATTTTTTGCAGCAATTATTCCGATTCTTGCAGTGCTGGTAATTCCTTTGTTATTCAATGTTGGGGAACTCTTTCACTGGTCGCATCCGGAAGCTGTTGCCGAAGATAAAATTTTACAAGGTAAATCTTCTTATTTAAATGTAACGTTTTTCATAGTCAGAGTATTTGCTCTTATTGGGATCTGGTCACTTTTTTATTTTTTCATAGTGAAGAATTCAAAGAAACAGGATACTACCAGAGATCAAAAACTAACAACAAAAAATCTCAGATTATCAGCTATCTTCATTCCAATTTTTGCAGTTACGATTACCATTTCAGCTATTGATTGGTTGATGAGTATTGAACCTCACTGGTTCTCAACAATGATTGGCGTTTACTTTTTTTCTGGTGTAGTAATAGCTGCACTCGCTGCTGTAACCTTAACAACAGTTTTATTAAAAGAAAATGGTTATCTCCATCCTGCTTTAACAAACGATCATTTGTATAGTCTTGGTGCATTATTATTTGCATTCATAAACTTCTGGGGCTATATAGCTTTTTCACAATACATGTTAATCTGGTATGCAGATTTACCAGAAGAAACTTTTTGGTTTATGCAAAGGTGGGAAGGGAGTTGGTCTATATTCTCGATTGGATTAATTCTTATTCATTTTGTTGTTCCTTACATAGCTCTTGTTTCTCAGCCATCCAAGATGAACCCTAAAACATTAAAGTTTATCTCTGTCTGGTTATTGTTCGCTCATCTTTATGACCTTTTCTGGTTTGTGATGCCTGAAGTGAATGAACTATCAGCAGGTTATTCTTTTAGCTGGATAGATCTTGTATTCCCAATTGCTGTTGTTGGAATAATAATTCTGGTCTTCAATATGAAAGCAAAAAAAGAAAATCTTATTCCCATCGGTGACCCAAAATTGCAAAGAGGATTAGATTTTCATCTATAA
- a CDS encoding cytochrome c, with protein sequence MDKLKKIISNFSKTVKENPGTIFGILYPYILVIIVAIGIYYVANEGNIALNKNSAFIPDTIIVSDLPVVQAKTVPPVDIFKMKEPTPELLAKGKELYTNTCATCHNETGAGGGPASVGMNPAPRNFTSPDGWINGRTISGIYTTLEEGIKGSAMISYNFLTPEDRISLAHYIRQQFMTNPPVDTDDDLAALNSLYNLSAGVKIPAQIPVSTAMNILTSENSDKIEKLNKAIKTLEADKSDYPAAIFSEVVSNEKLALSSLINSESWKSSDVSFMNYLNLNVNENGFNTRALELSNNDRIALFNYLSKIL encoded by the coding sequence ATGGACAAATTAAAAAAAATAATATCAAATTTTTCGAAGACTGTAAAAGAAAATCCCGGAACTATCTTCGGAATTCTTTATCCTTATATTTTGGTGATAATTGTTGCCATCGGAATATATTATGTTGCAAATGAAGGGAACATTGCCTTAAACAAAAATTCAGCATTTATACCTGATACAATAATCGTATCTGATCTTCCGGTTGTTCAGGCGAAAACGGTTCCTCCGGTAGATATTTTTAAAATGAAAGAACCAACACCTGAATTACTTGCAAAAGGAAAAGAACTTTACACAAATACTTGTGCAACCTGTCATAACGAAACTGGCGCCGGTGGTGGTCCTGCTTCTGTTGGAATGAATCCTGCCCCAAGAAATTTTACAAGCCCTGATGGCTGGATAAACGGTAGAACAATTTCCGGAATTTATACAACTCTTGAAGAGGGAATTAAGGGTAGTGCTATGATCTCATATAATTTCCTTACTCCGGAAGATAGGATTTCGCTTGCTCATTACATCAGACAGCAATTTATGACAAATCCTCCTGTTGATACTGATGATGATTTAGCTGCATTGAACTCATTATATAATTTATCTGCCGGAGTAAAAATTCCTGCACAGATTCCTGTCAGCACCGCAATGAATATTCTTACTTCTGAAAATTCAGATAAAATTGAAAAACTTAACAAAGCAATCAAGACACTGGAAGCTGACAAATCTGATTATCCCGCCGCTATCTTTAGTGAAGTTGTCAGTAATGAAAAACTTGCGCTATCTTCACTGATCAATTCAGAAAGCTGGAAAAGCAGTGATGTATCTTTTATGAATTATTTAAATCTAAATGTTAACGAAAATGGATTTAACACAAGAGCACTCGAACTTTCCAATAATGACAGAATTGCTTTGTTTAATTACTTAAGCAAAATTTTATAG
- a CDS encoding cytochrome c3 family protein has translation MKKSYLDYILRNRLPVTIFVILMAFALTYFASRSERDGVGYTPDQPINYSHKLHAGTMQIDCQYCHIGVEKSRHAMVPPIATCMNCHSIARKDRPDIIKLTEYYNEGKPLRWKRIHKVPDYAYFNHSVHVNKGIDCVACHGEIRQTEKVGQVQSFTMSSCLDCHRNAHERLPDLKNINFGPDYCWACHR, from the coding sequence ATGAAAAAATCTTACCTCGATTATATTCTCAGAAACCGATTACCGGTAACTATTTTCGTGATCTTAATGGCGTTCGCACTGACTTATTTTGCGTCACGCTCTGAAAGAGATGGTGTTGGTTATACACCCGATCAACCAATTAATTATTCTCACAAGCTTCATGCCGGAACAATGCAAATTGATTGCCAGTATTGTCATATTGGAGTTGAAAAATCAAGGCACGCAATGGTTCCTCCAATTGCAACTTGTATGAATTGTCATAGTATAGCGAGAAAAGACAGACCTGACATTATTAAACTTACTGAATACTATAATGAAGGTAAACCACTCAGATGGAAACGGATTCATAAAGTTCCTGATTACGCTTATTTCAATCATAGCGTTCATGTGAATAAAGGAATAGATTGCGTTGCCTGTCACGGCGAGATAAGACAAACAGAAAAAGTGGGTCAGGTTCAATCATTTACGATGAGTAGTTGTCTGGATTGTCATCGGAATGCTCACGAAAGATTACCTGATCTAAAAAATATAAACTTCGGCCCGGATTACTGCTGGGCTTGTCATAGATAA